Part of the Desulfosporosinus sp. Sb-LF genome, GAGCGATCTGCTCACAATATCCTCCCCTGAGCTATCTGCTCTAATTGGGGTCAATATAATTTTCCATCTGATTCGAACGATCCGTTTGATTCCTCCCTGGCGATCTCGCCTTTGAACGGGAACAAAAACATTTATTTTTTTATCTCAAGGCATCCGTTTTTACAAGTTTCTGCCTGGCGTTATGTCGCTAAAAGTGAAACTCGCTGTCTCGCCAATCGCCATTGCTGATGGCTTTCGGCACCCTTTTCAAAGGGCATAGGCAGTCCGTTGTGGAGAAATCCACACCTTCTTTTTGGAAGGAATACGGAATGGTGCTCACCGATTTCAGGATACTTTTCTTCTTTCTTTCGTATTAACCAAAATAGAGACGGGGACGACGGAAGTTAATACAAAAAAACCTCTACGCTTTGCCAGAAGCGACTTTAAGGGAACACCTGCAGCACGTGCATAATTAGAAAATCCAAGAAACGCACGTAAAGAAGGTAACGGCCCTAGCTTTGCCTTACAATTTTTTAAAATGGAGTTGATAAAAAAATGAGTGATAAAACTATGAACCTTAAATTAAATCTTATATGTCAGGTCAACAAGCTAATGAACCGCACTAATTCCCACTCAATAGAAACACGACATCGATACGAAGATGCAACAGAACGTTTTTGTGGTTTCATTGCTGAAGAATTTCGTCTCCAAAAGTTCAAAAATGTTAAACCAAAACACTTTGAGTCATACGTAGCAAAAATGGTTACAGATGGCTATTCAGGAAAAACAATTACCACAGATTTATCTGGGATTCGATTTTTCCATGAATTGAGTGAATCACGCTTTATACTTCCTACAAATTCCGAACTGAAGAAATCAGGAGTTAATATCCCTCCGGTAGAAGTTGGCATAGTGGATCGCGCCTGGACAGATATAGAAATCGAAAAAGCTAAAGCTATTTCATCCGCAATGGGTCGACTAGATGTAACGGCCGGTATCGATTTGTCACGTAATTTTGGACTTAGAATCAATGAATTATCTTCTCTAAGAGTTTCACAATTAAAAAATGCCCTCATTAGTGATGAGCTCATTGTCAAAGGAAAAGGCGGCGTTGTGCGTATTATTTTAGTTCGAACTGCTCACCAAGTTAAAAGCCTCAATGCTGCAATAAATTATGCCATAGGATCCGGACGGGATAGATATAGTGACAGAGTACTAGCGAGCTCTGAAAAAGGTGGAGTTCGCCACAAGAAAGAAAGCCTTCAGAACTGGATTTCTAATCATCGAAAAAAGTTTGAAGAGGACTTTCGACAGAAGTATTCTGCAAACTATGAGAGTCAAAAAGCATACTGTGAAAGCCAAGGTTTCAAGCTAAACTGTGAAAACATCAGTTGGCATGGCCTCAGACACGCATATGCTCAGGAACGATACGAAGAACTATGCGCTGAATGTTTAAGCAAAGGCCTAAGTCACGAAAATGCAGCGTATCAGGCTAGAAAAGAGGTTTCCCATGAACTAGGCCATTACCGTGATTCAATTACAAACGTTTATTTGAGATAAACTATTGAGGATGTGAAGCAATGAAAAACGAACAAACAATACCCTGGTACGAGGTAGACACACTAGTCCTTGAAGAACTCAACCAGCTCCAAGTTAAACACATCGGAAGAATACTGGAAATTATTGGCCGTTATATGCTCCTTAGTACAGAAATGTTGTTCGAGCTATATATACAAGACTATAAAGAAAAACTAGGTCTGTCCTTTTTGAAAAAAGCTGTTCGTGAAAAATTGGTTATTGAATATAAATATGATTTGGGTCAATCTAGTGAACAGGATGTTTATTTTTATGCACTAAAAACTAGTGCTTACCATGTCTTGGATCGCGCAGCTCTACCTTATATAAAAATTCCATATCTTTCTGCATATGAAGAGAAAAAACGCATAATCACAGCTAATCAATACTTTCTTAATCGGGGTTATGTTCCAGATTTAAAATTTCCAATTCCTTTGTCTAGGACTTTAAAATTCTTTTATGCTCTTAATCCCAAAGCAGAAAGACAAAAAATAGTAGGATATTTTCCTTCTATAGTCTCTCAGTTTGCCATTGAGAGATTTTTTAGGAAGTTCGAGACTAAAGAAGGATCGCTCGATAATATTACTTTCGAAAAAATCACAAATAAATTAATCCCTTTTGGCCAATACACAAAAGCTACACATCCGAAAAATGCATGGATTAAATCAAATTTAGGTTCTTAACAGCCTGTCACTCTCGACGATCTGAAGTTCG contains:
- a CDS encoding site-specific integrase, producing the protein MSDKTMNLKLNLICQVNKLMNRTNSHSIETRHRYEDATERFCGFIAEEFRLQKFKNVKPKHFESYVAKMVTDGYSGKTITTDLSGIRFFHELSESRFILPTNSELKKSGVNIPPVEVGIVDRAWTDIEIEKAKAISSAMGRLDVTAGIDLSRNFGLRINELSSLRVSQLKNALISDELIVKGKGGVVRIILVRTAHQVKSLNAAINYAIGSGRDRYSDRVLASSEKGGVRHKKESLQNWISNHRKKFEEDFRQKYSANYESQKAYCESQGFKLNCENISWHGLRHAYAQERYEELCAECLSKGLSHENAAYQARKEVSHELGHYRDSITNVYLR